In a single window of the Salvelinus namaycush isolate Seneca unplaced genomic scaffold, SaNama_1.0 Scaffold1776, whole genome shotgun sequence genome:
- the LOC120037614 gene encoding probable E3 ubiquitin-protein ligase HERC3, translated as MSYGWLRSYKPIIESDTSAGNSVVAFIRNNGRLVSVARIQEDQDGRRITGKLKSVTCKETIRALSCGDSHAVLLSEEGRVLCLDKANILRPLDNLCNRQVTQVACGDQHSISLTQDGQVFTWGQNTSGQLGLGWGEPSAMSPKPLKSLSGIPLVQITAGGDHSFALSLSGAVFGWGKNTAGQLGLGDTTNRHAPAPVDCLNLKKTVWISCGGEHTAVLTKGGVVFTFGSGHYGQLGHNSLRDELRPRVVGQLWGSKVTQIACGRHHTLAFVGPSNKIYSFGHGEQGQLGNGVKIDQSVPLPVQLPDQIDDQKIEHIFAGGNHSFALCTLGQESEERSNNLRSSVGKVTQAIDEKIIYKWISECDSKSWKKGQKEITKMFSSASCLNGSFLDKSCDKHYQTSPKQSGLDFSLVRGAFRKLAKKGKVLTEVEAVVQHTLLPSLYEEPIGVESLRVYLVLPELLRVLHKQHRRTDLTEAVAAAILRLHPDKLQVLGDCWSSLKPSVMTKHIGVWKKALSGILRSGHILRTRDPGIKHLLQVLGHLHRANQKSVETQTVPDSTFCMEEVHFNPIFLEEDVKLWRLWSKQDVDQTPAIFCRYPFLMNLQSKINVFNINAALTQRTGMGPFDMFLMGGACSVL; from the exons ATGTCATATGGTTGGTTGCGGTCATATAAACCCATCATTGAGTCGGACACATCGGCAG GTAACAGTGTGGTCGCGTTTATCAGAAATAATGGGAGACTAGTGTCTGTCGCACGGATTCAAGAGGACCAAGATGGGAGAAGAATCACAGGGAAACTGA AGAGTGTGACATGTAAGGAGACGATTCGGGCTCTGAGTTGTGGAGATTCTCATGCTGTTTTACTGTCTGAAGAGGGCCGGGTTCTTTGCTTGGACAAGGCCAATATTCTCAG ACCATTGGATAACCTATGTAACCGACAGGTAACTCAGGTTGCATGTGGAGACCAGCATTCAATTTCACTAACACAGG ATGGTCAGGTGTTCACATGGGGTCAGAACACCAGCGGTCAGCTGGGTTTGGGGTGGGGCGAGCCCAGCGCCATGTCCCCCAAGCCCCTGAAGTCTCTATCAGGGATCCCCCTGGTTCAGATCACTGCAGGGGGAGACCACAGCTTCGCTCTGTCCCTTTCTGGAGCTGTGTTCGGCTGGGGCAAGAACACCGCCGGGCAGCTGGGACTAGGGGACACAACAA ACAGACATGCCCCAGCTCCTGTTGATTGCCTGAATCTGAAGAAGACTGTTTGGATTTCATGTGGAGGAGAACATACTGCCGTTCTGACAAAG GGAGGTGTGGTGTTCACATTTGGCTCAGGCCACTATGGACAGCTTGGACACAACTCTCTCCGAGATGAACTACGACCTCGAGTGGTGGGGCAACTCTGGGGGTCAAAGGTGACCCAGATAGCCTGTGGAAG ACACCACACATTAGCATTTGTGGGGCCCTCAAATAAGATCTACTCATTTGGGCACGGAGAGCAAGGGCAGCTGGGAAATGGAGTAAAGATTGATCAGTCTGTGCCCCTTCCAGTACAACTGCCAG ACCAGATTGATGACCAGAAAATTGAACACATTTTTGCTGGAGGAAACCATTCCTTTGCATTGTGCACTCTTGGTCAG GAGTCTGAAGAAAGGTCTAACAATCTCAGGTCAAGTGTGGGCAAAGTGACACAAGCTATAGATGAAAAGATCATTTACAAATGGATCTCGGAATGTGATTCAAAGTCTTGGAAAAAAGGACAGAA GGAAATCACAAAAATGTTTTCTTCTGCATCATGTTTAAATGGGAGCTTTCTTGATAAAAG TTGTGACAAACATTACCAAACCTCACCAAAACAGTCTGGCCTGGATTTTTCACTCGTCCGAGGCGCATTCCGGAAGCTGGCGAAAAAGGGCAAAGTTTTGACTGAG GTAGAAGCTGTTGTCCAGCACACACTGCTTCCCTCTCTGTATGAGGAGCCCATTGGAGTGGAGAGCTTGAGGGTCTACCTGGTTCTCCCCGAGCTCCTCAGGGTCCTTCACAAACAGCACAGAAGGACAGATCTCACCGAAGCCGTTGCTGCTGCTATCCTCAGACTGCACCCCGACAAGCTGCAGGTCCTCG GTGACTGCTGGTCCTCATTGAAGCCATCTGTCATGACCAAGCACATTGGGGTGTGGAAGAAGGCCCTGTCGGGGATTCTGAGGAGTGGACATATTCTACGCACTCGTGACCCTGGGATCAAACACCTGCTCCAGGTCCTCGGCCATCTCCACAGA GCAAACCAGAAATCTGTAGAGACCCAGACAGTTCCAGACAGTACCTTTTGTATGGAGGAGGTTCACTTCAATCCCATATTTCTAGAGGAGGATGTAAAGCTTTGGCGTTTATGGTCAAAGCAG GATGTGGATCAGACACCTGCCATCTTTTGTCGTTACCCATTCTTGATGAATCTGCAGAGCAAGATAAACGTTTTTAACATCAACGCCGCACTCACACAG AGGACTGGCATGGGGCCTTTTGACATGTTCCTCATGGGCGGCGCCTGCTCCGTTCTTTGA